A genomic segment from Nicotiana tabacum cultivar K326 chromosome 7, ASM71507v2, whole genome shotgun sequence encodes:
- the LOC107804402 gene encoding uncharacterized protein LOC107804402 produces the protein MSQKQASTSLEWINPLRTGRGLPKQNLQIEKSYSYQILDKPGTVSPVEPATKSATGEKKGVLTEEDRIRGNLVTLAEIMEFRNCVDYCGLIELPHQRNRYTWNDKHSEQKIFSKIDWAFINDKWLGIMPTYQAKFLPEGISDHCPMQLTLEGIKTRKKKSFQYCNVWDQHPLFDATIKAGWEVQIEWCKILRVVKRLRLLKKGLKQLNSKYFKDLVNEVDDSREELRRVQEKMQANPLDKGMQKKEREVYQQFRRISYMAEIYLQQKSKANWIRLGDDNTMYFYAVIKHRRMKLATTQIREKQGKWQSDPDDIAQVFVEYYENLLGHTINARVKSYQQLCEKRAGFILRTIG, from the exons ATGTCTCAGAAACAAGCATCAACTAGTTTAGAATGGATCAATCCTTTAAGAACTGGAAGAGGCCTACCTAAACAGAACCTACAAATTGAAAAATCCTACTCTTATCAAATATTGGATAAGCCTGGAACTGTCAGTCCAGTAGAACCTGCTACTAAAAGTGCCACTGGAGAGAAAAAGGGAG TATTAACAGAGGAGGATAGAATAAGAGGAAATCTAGTCACTTTGGCAGAAATAATGGAATTCAGGAATTGTGTGGACTATTGTGGTTTGATTGAACTTCCTCACCAGCGCAATAGGTACACATGGAATGACAAACACTCTGaacagaaaatattttccaagataGATTGGGCTTTCATCAATGATAAATGGCTTGGCATAATGCCAACCTATCAAGCCAAGTTCTTACCTGAAGGAATAAGTGATCATTGCCCCATGCAGTTAACTTTAGAAGGTATTAAgacaagaaaaaagaaatcatTTCAATACTGCAATGTATGGGATCAACATCCTTTGTTTGATGCCACTATCAAGGCTGGGTGGGAGGTGCAGATTGAATGGTGCAAAATATTGAGAGTTGTTAAGAGATTGAGGTTGCTAAAGAAAGGACTGAAGCAATTAAACTCTAAGTACTTCAAGGACTTGGTAAATGAAGTAGATGATAGCAGGGAGGAATTAAGGAGAGTTCAGGAGAAGATGCAAGCAAATCCACTAGATAAGGGCATGCAGAAGAAGGAAAGAGAGGTGTATCAACAGTTTAGAAGGATTTCATATATGGCAGAAATATACTTACAACAGAAAAGTAAAGCTAATTGGATAAGATTGGGAGATGATAATACAATGTATTTTTATGCCGTGATTAAACATAGGAGAATGAAATTAGCTACAACACAGATAAGGGAAAAACAAGGGAAATGGCAGAGTGATCCAGATGACATAGCTCAGGTGTTTGTTGAGTATTATGAGAACTTATTGGGACATACTATTAATGCAAGAGTTAAGAGCTATCAGCAGCTTTGTGAAAAGAGGGCCGGTTTTATCCTTAGAACAATAGGTTAG